A genomic window from Lotus japonicus ecotype B-129 chromosome 1, LjGifu_v1.2 includes:
- the LOC130734674 gene encoding phenylacetaldehyde oxime monooxygenase CYP71AN24-like, protein MNHGRAFEKSTHNEESPRRGRRVVGYKSNIEDKDVNQMEYMKCVVKESLRLHPPATLIARETTSSGKLGGYDIPNKTMVYINAWEIQRDPDFWERPEAFIPERFENSKVNFNGQDFQFIPFGSGRRKCPAVAFGLASAEYNVANLLYWFN, encoded by the coding sequence ATGAACCATGGCCGAGCTTTTGAAAAATCCACTCACAATGAAGAAAGtccaagaagaggaagaagagttgTGGGGTATAAATCAAATATAGAGGACAAGGATGTCAATCAAATGGAGTACATGAAATGTGTAGTCAAAGAATCTCTCAGGTTGCATCCACCAGCTACTTTGATTGCTCGAGAAACAACATCTAGTGGTAAACTCGGAGGGTATGACATTCCAAATAAAACAATGGTATATATCAATGCATGGGAAATTCAAAGGGACCCTGATTTTTGGGAAAGGCCTGAAGCGTTCATACCTGAGAGATTTGAAAACAGCAAGGTTAATTTCAATGGTCAAGACTTTCAATTTATTCCCTTTGGTTCTGGGAGAAGAAAATGCCCTGCTGTGGCATTTGGGCTTGCTTCCGCCGAGTACAATGTTGCTAATCTTCTATATTGGTTCAATTGA
- the LOC130734673 gene encoding protein POLLEN DEFECTIVE IN GUIDANCE 1, which yields MASRTGGGKLSFEVLRRIPYAEENSLVYRSNSDPPVPDRKKRKKRASKKKKKLLDPHASTADPHSETPHENGTACNGFVLDAMRFSAVGGSVVYEASVSAVAASREDGAEVPTTVRGVGEGFNFGELRQRNVNGSSSEDLAASSAAVGCDGAIGRDDGSVKVSPEEKPMNEPDRNGITRLETVESLDWKRLMAEDPNYVFSVEKSPLTYFLDEMHNGNSLRSTTTLGNEKERERVYDTIFRLPWRCELLIDVGFFVCFDSFLSLLTVMPTRIMMTVWRLLKMRQFKMLSTMELSDFGCFLIMSCGVALLQRTDISLIYHMIRGQGTIKLYVVYNVLEIFDKLCQSFNGDVLQTLFHSAEGLANSPPESMRFWIWRFVSDQALAMAASIVHSFILLAQAITLSTCIVAHNNALFALLVSNNFAEIKSNVFKRYSKDNVQSLVYFDSVERFHISAFILFVLAQNILEAENPWFESFLTNVLLVYVCEMIIDIIKHSFIAKFNDIKPIVYSEFLEDLCKQTLNLQTEGVKKNLTFVPLAPACVVIRVLTPVYAANLPPNPLPWRLFWILLFSATTYVMLTSLKVLIGMGIQKYATWYINRCRRRKHHLHAD from the exons ATGGCGTCGAGAACCGGCGGCGGAAAACTCTCCTTCGAGGTTCTCCGGCGAATCCCCTACGCCGAAGAAAATTCCCTAGTCTACCGCTCCAATTCCGATCCACCTGTACCCGATCGCAAGAAGCGCAAGAAGCGAGCCtccaagaagaaaaagaagcttcTCGATCCCCACGCTTCCACCGCCGATCCCCATTCGGAGACGCCGCACGAAAACGGAACTGCCTGTAACGGTTTCGTGCTCGACGCCATGAGATTCTCCGCTGTCGGAGGAAGCGTCGTGTACGAGGCCAGCGTCTCTGCGGTTGCGGCATCGCGTGAGGACGGTGCTGAGGTTCCGACGACCGTGCGCGGGGTTGGCGAAGGGTTTAATTTTGGGGAATTGAGGCAGAGAAATGTGAATGGTAGCAGTTCTGAGGATTTAGCGGCTTCTTCGGCGGCGGTGGGCTGCGACGGTGCGATTGGGAGGGACGATGGTTCAGTGAAGGTGAGTCCGGAGGAGAAGCCGATGAACGAGCCTGATAGGAATGGCATTACGAGATTGGAGACGGTTGAATCGTTGGACTGGAAGCGTCTTATGGCAGAAGATCCGAATT ATGTTTTTTCGGTGGAGAAGTCTCCCTTAACATACTTTTTGGATGAAATGCACAATGGAAATTCTTTACGGAGCACAACTACCCTTGGCAATGAAAAAGAAAGGGAGAGGGTTTATGACACCATCTTCCGCTTGCCATGGAGATGTGAATTG CTAATAGACGTTGGCTTCTTTGTCTGCTTCGATTCATTTCTTTCATTATTAACTGTTATGCCAACAAGGATCATGATGACCGTGTGGAGGCTTCTAAAGATGAG ACAGTTCAAGATGCTCTCTACAATGGAATTGTCAGATTTTGGTTGTTTTCTGATTATGAGTTGTGGTGTTGCTCTTTTGCAGCGAACAG ATATCAGCTTAATATATCATATGATCCGTGGTCAAGGAACAATAAAATTGTATGTGGTCTACAATGTTTTAGAG ATATTTGATAAATTATGTCAAAGTTTTAATGGAGATGTGTTACAAACATTATTTCATTCTGCTGAAGGACTTGCAAATAGCCCCCCGGAAAGTATGAGATTCTGGATTTGGAGATTTGTTTCTGACCAAGCTCTAGCTATGGCTGCTTCCA TTGTTCATTCTTTTATCTTATTAGCTCAGGCAATCACTTTATCAACCTGTATAGTTGCTCACAACAACGCATTGTTTGCTTTGCTGGTGTCAAATAATTTTGCTGAGATTAAAAGCAATGTGTTTAAGCGATACAGCAAGGACAATGTTCAAAGTTTGGTATACTTCG ATTCTGTGGAGAGATTTCACATTTCGGCATTTATCTTGTTCGTTTTGGCTCAAAATATTCTGGAGGCTGAGAATCCCTGGTTTGAAAGCTTTCTCACT AATGTCCTCTTGGTTTATGTGTGTGAAATGATCATTGATATTATCAAGCATTCATTCATTGCTAAATTCAATGACATCAAGCCCATTGTATACTCTGAGTTCCTTGAAGACCTATGCAAACAG ACTCTAAATCTGCAAACAGAGGGTGTTAAGAAAAACCTGACATTCGTCCCGCTTGCTCCAGCGTGTGTG GTTATTCGAGTGCTCACCCCAGTATATGCTGCAAACCTTCCTCCCAATCCCCTTCCATGGAGACTTTTCTGGATTCTGCTTTTTTCAGCGACTACCTATGTTATGCTCACAAGCCTCAAGGTTCTTATTGGCATGGGCATACAGAAATATGCCACTTGGTATATTAATCGCTGCCGAAGGAGGAAGCACCATCTTCATGCAGATTAA